Proteins encoded within one genomic window of Haladaptatus sp. QDMS2:
- a CDS encoding carbon-nitrogen hydrolase family protein: MSQFTVAACQLDSRDDKEDNVRRALSFVDEAASKDADIVAFPEMFPYIGPKDAFSDVAEEIPGSLTERLAARAEDYGMYIHAGSMFEPADDGRVYNTTALINPDGDIAATYRKVHLFDIDVPGGVTYQESERVAAGNEAVVAETALANFGLSICYDLRFPELFSTLARSGAEVIFLPAAFTLFTGKDHWEPLLRARAIESQCYVVAPAQIGEKPKSAQTYGKTMVIDPWGNVVRQASDREELITAPIDLDYVADVRRDLPSLQHKRDDVYF, translated from the coding sequence ATGAGTCAGTTCACCGTCGCCGCCTGCCAGCTCGACTCCCGAGACGACAAGGAGGACAACGTCCGCCGGGCGCTCTCGTTCGTCGACGAAGCCGCGAGCAAAGACGCAGACATCGTCGCGTTTCCCGAGATGTTCCCGTACATCGGGCCGAAAGACGCCTTCTCCGACGTCGCAGAGGAGATTCCCGGGTCGCTCACCGAACGCCTCGCCGCTCGCGCCGAGGACTACGGGATGTACATCCACGCCGGGAGTATGTTCGAACCAGCGGACGACGGGCGAGTGTACAACACCACGGCCCTCATCAACCCCGACGGCGACATCGCCGCGACCTACCGCAAGGTCCACCTGTTCGACATCGACGTGCCCGGGGGCGTCACCTACCAGGAATCAGAGCGCGTCGCCGCCGGGAACGAGGCCGTCGTCGCGGAGACCGCCCTCGCGAACTTCGGGCTCTCTATCTGCTACGACCTGCGCTTCCCCGAACTGTTCAGCACGCTCGCGCGAAGCGGCGCAGAAGTCATCTTCCTCCCGGCCGCGTTCACGCTCTTTACCGGGAAAGACCACTGGGAACCGCTGCTTCGCGCACGCGCCATCGAGAGCCAATGCTACGTCGTCGCGCCAGCACAGATTGGTGAGAAACCAAAATCCGCCCAGACGTACGGCAAAACGATGGTCATCGACCCGTGGGGCAACGTGGTTCGTCAGGCAAGCGACCGGGAGGAACTCATCACCGCGCCGATAGACCTCGATTACGTCGCAGACGTTCGCCGGGATTTACCGTCGCTTCAGCACAAACGCGACGACGTGTACTTCTGA
- a CDS encoding MFS transporter: MSPPRAPLGTDESSLVVSLVGGSHFVNHMYLMLLPPAFALLGPVFSVSTAQLGLAVGVLGAVVTLLQLPYGYLSDAHSRTLVLSLSLGFGALGAFLAAIAPTYEWLLVSQVVLGIGVAGHHPAHYPLLAAATTEGKRGRAYSVHGFTGALGLAAPFALVPLALVLGFGWREAFLAIALFGGLYAVVCLGAFARYVGRDVTHPPAEASKPDAIAPSFASELRTLITTPVILLLTTLWFVSSLAAWGVRTYSQTLLAAGYGFAPADASLASSAMLAVGAGFILLGGWVTDRTLTDNVLLAGYGALAVLAAVLASGSVPVLLALALVLVLASTIDVSRPARAKLTDRASARKDVGKNFALMTIGISAGGAIGPPVFGYVIDVAGVGLAFYLVAALAAVAVALALAIRSVSAAHDTTAPTTSE; encoded by the coding sequence GTGTCACCTCCTCGCGCACCCCTCGGCACAGACGAGTCGTCGCTCGTCGTCTCACTCGTCGGCGGTTCACACTTCGTGAATCACATGTATCTCATGCTCTTGCCGCCAGCCTTCGCGCTGCTCGGGCCTGTCTTTTCCGTCTCCACGGCCCAGTTAGGACTCGCCGTGGGCGTCCTCGGGGCCGTTGTCACCCTGTTGCAACTGCCCTACGGCTACCTCTCTGACGCGCACAGTCGGACACTCGTCCTCTCGCTGTCGCTCGGCTTTGGCGCACTTGGCGCGTTTCTCGCCGCGATCGCCCCGACCTACGAGTGGTTGCTCGTCTCGCAGGTGGTCCTCGGCATCGGCGTCGCGGGCCACCACCCTGCCCACTACCCGCTGCTCGCCGCTGCGACGACAGAGGGCAAACGCGGCCGGGCGTACAGCGTCCACGGCTTCACCGGCGCGCTCGGCCTCGCCGCGCCGTTCGCTCTCGTCCCGCTCGCGCTGGTGCTTGGGTTTGGCTGGCGCGAGGCGTTCCTCGCCATCGCTCTGTTCGGCGGCCTCTATGCCGTCGTCTGCCTCGGCGCGTTCGCCCGGTACGTCGGGCGCGACGTGACCCATCCGCCGGCTGAGGCGTCGAAACCCGACGCCATCGCCCCGAGTTTCGCGAGCGAACTGCGGACGCTCATCACGACGCCGGTCATCCTCCTGCTCACGACGCTCTGGTTCGTGAGTTCGCTCGCGGCGTGGGGGGTTCGGACCTACTCCCAGACGCTTCTCGCCGCCGGGTACGGCTTCGCCCCCGCAGACGCCAGCCTCGCCTCCTCGGCCATGCTCGCCGTCGGGGCCGGCTTCATCCTGCTCGGCGGGTGGGTCACAGACCGCACCCTCACGGATAACGTCCTGCTCGCCGGGTACGGTGCGCTTGCCGTGCTCGCGGCGGTGCTCGCCTCCGGGTCGGTTCCCGTTCTGCTCGCGCTCGCACTGGTCCTCGTCCTCGCGAGTACCATCGACGTAAGTCGTCCCGCCCGGGCGAAGCTGACCGACCGCGCCTCGGCCCGGAAAGACGTGGGCAAGAACTTCGCGCTCATGACCATTGGCATCTCGGCAGGCGGGGCCATCGGCCCACCCGTGTTCGGGTACGTCATCGACGTGGCGGGTGTCGGCCTCGCTTTCTACCTCGTTGCCGCGCTCGCCGCCGTCGCCGTCGCACTCGCGCTCGCCATCCGCTCTGTGAGTGCGGCACACGACACCACGGCCCCAACCACGAGCGAGTAG